In Methanomassiliicoccales archaeon, the genomic window TCGATCTCATCCATCAACTGCCCTCCTCTTCAGCGGGCCATTTCTCTTTGGCACTGGTGTATCGCCTCAGGGTCTCGAAACCATCTTCTGTCCCCCTCACTATCAGGAGATCTCCTCCCTTCAGCTTGGTCTCGTCCTCGGGGTCATAGATCCAGCGCTTTCCTCTCTTGATGGCAATGATCCTCATTCCCGTCTCCGACTCCACACTCAGATCCTCGATGGTCCTGGAGACCATGTCGGACCTATCCGAGAGGATCAACATTCTGATTTTCTCCTCAGCATCTCGAAGAATGAAGGTAAGAAATGGCCTCTTCTCTATCTCAGTGCTGAGTAGATCGACCACGTCGCCCGCGGCATTGGAGATCGCCTCTGCAGCACTCGCCACTTGCAAAAGCCCTGAGAGCTGGATCGCATCATCTGGAGTCCTTGAAGCGAGCATCGCCTTGATTCTGATCTCGTAATTGAGGGTGTCCATGGTGCTCTCCAGATGCTTGACCTCCTCGCCAATCTCCTTGCTGTCGAACATGAGAGCGGCATAAGCAAGATCGACAATTACCTCCGATATGTCCTTCATCTCGGTCAACAGCTCGCGGACAGTCTTAGGAACGTTCTCAATCTTCTCGAATTCGTACTCCCTACCAGAATCGGTCAAATCTCCTTCCTCCAAAGTAAGAAAAAGACGCAGGCATCATCTCATCAGTGCTAGTCATGGGATACAATAATCCATCTGATTGGAAAGAACCTCTATTGCCTGGGTCGTCAGAATCGCTGTTCAATTCGATATCCACCACATCAAGCGATAACCCTGGTCGCCAGCCTTACGGGCACCCTCTTTATCCTCATCCTGCATATATATCAGTTGCCTATGTGCCCCTCCAGAAGCACAATTGAACCTAATGATACAGAGTGATATGGTCAAAGATTTTATTGATTTTACCAATAATATCCACCAGGAAGGGTCAGTCAATCTACTAATATGTGGGAACCCTTCTCCGCATGACGGAGTGTGGAAGGATGGCTGCCAGGAGGCGGGTTAGGGAGTTCGTCTCAAGGAACAAGAGCGTCTTCAGACTCGGCCTGGCAGCTCTCACCATATCCTCACTTGCCGATCTTCTAGCTGGTATCACGCTCGGATACATGACCGGCACCCTAGAACTTCTACCGGGCCTGATCGTGCTCATCCCCGCGGCAATAGGAATGAGGGGGAACATCTTCGGTGCGGTGGGCAGCAGACTGGGAACCGCGCTACATATCGGTACATTCGAGCTGTCGCTAAAGAAGGGTAGCGTGCTGAGGCAGAACCTTCAGAGCTCTCTGCTCTTGACTATGTTCATGTCATTCATAATGGGTATCCTAGCCAAGCTTGTCTCAGACGCAGTGGGGGCGGATAGCGCAAGCCTAGCCTCATTTGTATTCATATCAGTCATCGGTGGAGTGTTGGCTGGACTGGTTCTGGTGTTCATAAATCTACTAGTGGCCTATGTCGGATACAAGCGGGAATGGGACATCGATAACATATCCGCCCCAATAATAACAGCTGCGGGAGACATAGTAACCCTGCCAATGCTCTTCATCGCCGCCATCATTGTGCTCAATTTGGGGGATATCGGGCTTTCCACGATAGTGGATATGGCTGTATTGGCAATGCTGGCTATAACAGTGCTATTGGCGATCTATGCCCTAAGGTCAAGGGACCGGGAGGTAAGGACCGTGTTGAAGGAGAGTTCCCCTGTCCTGATTTTCTGCATCCTTCTGGATCTGGGTGCCGGTTTGGCCATAGACAATCAGCTGACGAGTCTAGTGGCGCTTCCTGCGTTGCTGGTGCTAGTCCCGCCATTCCTGGAGGAGGCAAACGCCCTTGGCGGTATACTCACCTCAAGGATGTCGTCCCTACTGCACATGGGTTTGATGGAGCCTAAGAAAGCTCCAAGCAAGATTGCCCTTGAGAACTTTGCCATACTATACATATTCTCTTTGTGGGTCTTCGTGATAGTTGGCGTGTTCACCCACATCGTGTCCCTTGCGGTGGGTTTCGCCTCACCCGGACTGGTTGAGATGGTATTGCTCTCCCTTACCGCCGGGATATGTACTGTCACGGTACTCAACATTCTCTCGTACTACGTTGCGGTTTCCACATTCCGTTTCTCACTTAATCCAGATAATCTCAGCATCCCTCTAACCTCATCCACCATTGACCTAGTGGGCTCCATCTTCCTGATGGCTTTCCTAGTGGTCCTCGGTCTCAGCTAGTGAGTTGCAATAGTCTTATATTCCCTAGCCCATTCTCCATTCGTCCGAGGGGAGGCCATGATTTCCAGGGAGGCCGTGTTATCAAACTTGGAGCGGTACGACACCAGCAAGATTAAGATCGGGGTTGTCGGATCGC contains:
- a CDS encoding potassium transporter TrkA, which produces MKDISEVIVDLAYAALMFDSKEIGEEVKHLESTMDTLNYEIRIKAMLASRTPDDAIQLSGLLQVASAAEAISNAAGDVVDLLSTEIEKRPFLTFILRDAEEKIRMLILSDRSDMVSRTIEDLSVESETGMRIIAIKRGKRWIYDPEDETKLKGGDLLIVRGTEDGFETLRRYTSAKEKWPAEEEGS
- a CDS encoding Mg/Co/Ni transporter MgtE; protein product: MTECGRMAARRRVREFVSRNKSVFRLGLAALTISSLADLLAGITLGYMTGTLELLPGLIVLIPAAIGMRGNIFGAVGSRLGTALHIGTFELSLKKGSVLRQNLQSSLLLTMFMSFIMGILAKLVSDAVGADSASLASFVFISVIGGVLAGLVLVFINLLVAYVGYKREWDIDNISAPIITAAGDIVTLPMLFIAAIIVLNLGDIGLSTIVDMAVLAMLAITVLLAIYALRSRDREVRTVLKESSPVLIFCILLDLGAGLAIDNQLTSLVALPALLVLVPPFLEEANALGGILTSRMSSLLHMGLMEPKKAPSKIALENFAILYIFSLWVFVIVGVFTHIVSLAVGFASPGLVEMVLLSLTAGICTVTVLNILSYYVAVSTFRFSLNPDNLSIPLTSSTIDLVGSIFLMAFLVVLGLS